TTAATTCAATGCACGACATCTTGATGAAAGGCAAACTGATGCATGTATGCCTAGTAAATGTGTTGCATGTGAATAAATAAAACTTGAACATGTATGCATAGTGCATGgtttataaacaaatatatttggtTGGTTTTGCTCCAagcttttgtttattttgattCAACAGTGTCGGGCGGTTGTGTTTTAGTAGGAGCCCCTGTTTGAGCAGGTGGTACGACTGGATTTAAAATGTCTTGGATTTGAAGTTAAAGATATATAcactaaattaatttatttgtcaaataattttttgtaatattttcatatgatgaattattatttttttcaacaaaatatttGTTGAATATTTTGATTGTCTTATTTTAATTACTCGTTACTCTCTCCATATCAAATTACATGTCTATTTCCGTTTTCAAAAGtcaatttaactaatttttgactaaaaattaaaatatatttatttgttatataacaAAACTGAAAGTTATATCATAAAACAGACTAAGTGCACCTTCAAATGatataagtttttatattttttcaattatttaatatataaattttagttaaaatataattgatttgactagtaaaaaataaaaagaggcATGTAAAATCACCGGGGAGTAGTTACTGCTACAAAATTAAGTAACTATTTTGAGTATACCTGGAGAGGCTTGGTAAACTCTTTAAGCACCGGCCAACAGTTCATTAACTCTATAAATAGAGCGACATCATCGTATCAAGTCTTTACAACTCACAAGAAAATCTATTAGCAAcagaaagcaaaaaaaaaaaaaagatggaaGTGATCAACGTCGTGCTTCACATGAATGGAGGATTAGGAGATGCTAGTTATGCAAACAACTCCCTTGTTCAAGTatgaactctctctctctctctctctccccctccctccctccctccctccctctctctctctctctctctctccctctccctctcccttgCCCTCTCTCGCagtctctctccccctccccctccctctccctctctctccacCCCTCTCCCTCTACTCTCTCTCCCTCGccctctctctcactctctccctctctcgcagtccctctccctcccctctctctctgcCATGTGTgtcgtttattatatatttatatgtaaataGTTTGTCAACTTTATAATGTTTGGTCAGGAAAAAGTGTTATCCATGACAAGGCCAATACTGGAAGAAGCTGTGATTGATCTTTACTGCAACTCCACCTTCCCTGAAAAGCTATGCATCGCAGACCTGGGCTGTTCATCCGGACCAAACACACTACTAGCCATTTCCGGGATCATGAAAACCGTGGACAAGATCCACAAACAAGGCGGCTTTCAGTCACCAGAGTTTCAGGTCTACTTGAATGATCTTCCACGGAACGATTTCAACTCCATTTTCAGGGCCTTGCCAAAATTCCAAGACAGATTGAAGGAACAGATGGGCTCTGCCTTTGGACCTTGTTTCTTCACTGGTGTCCCTGGCTCATTTTATGAGAGGCTGTTTCTCTCGAAAACTCTTCATTTCGTCCATTCTTCCTACAGTCTTCAATGGCTTTCTCAGGTACCAAAATTAAGAACTATTTGATTGTTGCTTTTAAGTTATGTTATTGGATTGGAACACTGACTAATTGAATCTCGAGAACAGGTTCCTGAATTGGAAGAGACTAACAAAGGGAATATCTACATGGCGAGTACAAGCCCGCCAAGTGTGCTTAAGGCATACCATCAACAATTTCAAACAGATTTCACAGCATTTCTCAATTGTCGCTCTGAGGAACTCGTTACAGGAGGCTGCATGGTTTTGACGTTTCTGGGGAGAAAGAGTGACGATCCATCAAGCAAAGAGTGTTGTTATATATGGGAGCTTTTATCCATGGCTCTCAGGGACATGGTTTCACAAGTATATATAATCTCAACTCCTTATACACATAATTTAATCTAGGCATGAGCAGAAATTAAACTGCAggctaaatattaatttaaattctgtCCATAGCAATATCACCTCAATAAAATCCTAGGCTAGGAGCAGGTTGTGTTTGTGTGGGCTTTAAGGCCAGGGCTTAAAACCGTTTTTGACTTTAAACTAGAAAATGTTTGTTTTGTGTAATAAGGCAAAAACTAACTTAAAGTTAGAAATAGGCAGAAACGGACTTAAAACCGTATTTTTAATAACATAAGTCACAGTTTTGAACTCAGTCAAACGGGTTCCAATACTACTCCCATGCTTCTAGCATATTGTGCACGGAGTCTGATATTTAGTCACCAAGTAATTCATGTCATAGTGCTAAGAGCAACTTTTGGAATTAAGATGAATTAATGTATGCTTTCATAATATGGTGCAGGGACTGATAGAAGAGAAGAAACTGGATGAGTTTAACATCCCTCAGTACACTCCATCTCCTAGAGAAGTGAAAGAATTGGTGGAAAACGAAGGGTCTTTCTCCATTGATCGCCTGGAGGTGACTCGAGTGAACTGGAATGTTTATGAGAATGATGGTGATTACAATATGATTGTGGATTGATGTTTCGAGTACAAGCTCATAGATGCACCTTACGGAAAAATCGAATTGCCTCTGTGCAATTTGAGCAGATAGCTACTTGCCCTCCTGGCAATTTATGACTGAGAATTAAGTCTATTATGTATTTAATTGCTTCGACTTCCGCATGAAACGCGTTCTTTACCATCACAGGCTTTGAAAAAACATGAATGATCTTGCCTGTTTTAtcaagaatatatttttttttttttgtcagggtctacatactcatagatgagttgtatctcgagatacaaTAACCCGCTACCGGGAATTTCATTGATTCAAAATagattatcatctaaccgaaagacatgcaAAGATATCTCAGGACGCTTAGATAATAATGCTTTAATGTCTGATAGGAAAATACCCATTTAACACCTCCCAAGGATCCTGCAAAAAAACACAcgcaaaaagaagaagataagttcatatacaatattatataagttaaaaattataaaggataatatatccaataattaagTATTGTAGAAGTGTGTGTTTATATTTCTGAAGttgaaaaattagaataaagtCTAACCAAAGAAGGATCTTTGGTTAAacactaaaataattaaatatatttgattgctTCTTACAAGCCAAAATATACGCCATCATTTATGGCCACCCATGAATGGTACAAATTCGCCTCAATCAAGGcacaaataataattaaatcatttataaaaaaattatgacatCAATCAATTCAATTTAAAAGAGTCGATCACTAATTAATGTAATATCTCACCATAATATGAATTTATTAcggtcaaataaaattaataaatttaaaacatttagaaaatatatttattagcaATTACTCggtaaacaaaattcaaaaatcagcatcaatcaaacaagtcaaataaaattcaaaaattagcacAAATTAAGCAAGTCAACTAAAGATTTAATATagctaaaattaaatacatcatttactactattaaagccaattaaataaaattaaaaatggcaCCAATTATACCAAACAAACCTTAAATCATGCAAGAGAATTattcaataatatattatttcaaaatcacAGTAAGTGATAGCACCATCTCATCGACATTGAAGCACTTTTGTCACCAACAGTAACGATACAAAATGGACCTTTAGCATCGGTCAAATTAGGCCTTTAGCGTCGGCATTCCAGCGTAGTATATGCACGCGACGCTAAAGGGTGATCCTTTTGCATCGGTCAAATTAGGCGACGCTTAAAGTATATTTTCATCGGTTCAGTGCCGACGCAAAAGAACCATTAACCGACGCTAAAAGCTGTTTTATTGCTTCGGTAGTCAAACAGCCGACGCTAAAGGGTGAACTTACAGCGTCGGTCGGTCAAAGAGCCGTAGCAAAAAGTTGACCTTTTTGCGTCACCTGGTCAGACAACCGACACTATAGGGTAAGCTTATAGCGTCGGTTGGTCAAAGGGGCGTAGCTTATAGTGGATGCTTTTAGCGTCGGCTGTTCTTCTGAATGCCGTCACTTAAAGTTTATCCTACTGCGTCGGTTCCTTTTGAAAATGCCGTCGCTTAAAgtcctttttttaataaaatatttatatatatatacaataataaCTTGCTCATCCTTAATTAATAACCTGCTCATCCTTAATTCATGTAAAGAAATCTAAATGAAAGTACACAAAAAGAATAACACTAAATCAAACAAATTTAGTTAGCTAGGAATCTACATCCATTACAGCAATCAAAATGTACATTGAAATTATATTACAATCTGAGTCTATGAATTCTAGTAATCAGTCTAAATTTTTCTTACTACATACAAACACTAAGAATGTCTATGAAATCTACCAATCAGTCTGAGTCTTTTCTTCATTTCATCACTAAAAACTTGGAGTGACCTTCATAGACTGTCCATCTGCATAATATGAGTAAATCAATACATGAGTTCTATATATGATTTCAAATAAGTACACATGTAAGTTAATTAGTTATGGCAacaaaaaataatctaattcaTCTAAGTCATACCTGATTATAGACATTCAATGGTAAAAAATTCAGCCCACAACTCTCGAACCTCATTAATTTCTTTCTTCTTATACCTCCTTGAACCAAGACCCTTGCAATTgcagataataaaatattcagatGATAACATATTGAGTTTAATATTCGATCCTAAAAGATTTATTAACTAGTTTTTTCTTACCTCTTTTCAGTTAGTGTTAGGATTTTTTTGAGAAAGCGTGATTATTTCATACATGTACCTCATTATAAAAAAATCCACACTCCGTACCTCCTAGTTGTTGAGGACACTACAAagagaaacaaaaaatatttatgagaaGGAATCATGTCAACGAAGagaatcatattaatgaacaaGATTACTACCTGAACATctgtgttaggaatcaataatttttgatgataacataaacatttttgtaacatgtcttacttagaatctttatcaaatttcagttgtaattgttatatttcttatctttgggaattatcaacggatgggtagaataggatggctaattgtaaatatccaatgccatgtaattttatctaagtgaaggatattcaactgatgagatgtaactattcaactgatgaagattggatgatgtttcaactgaagacaaagtattcaactgatgaaactggaacagcattcaactgatgaagtttgtaattcattcaactgatgaagtctgtatttctttcaactgatgagcctagcacaacattcaactgatgaagtcaagagcagttgaaagtaaccagaactttcaactgatgaagcagagagcagttgaaagtgactagagcttaagtctgacaaatcacatggatcgaattacactaaaatagacatggaagcctaattaggaaaataaagaagaagcagaaacatacttatctcatgcagtgcaatctgaatcaaatcaagatgatggtcaaagatgaagacatctcagaaagcatgcataagacaaagttgtgcagcattgttttagattagagtgcattttgtaatctagctaaatgCTTTGtgaaacttggagtatataaccaagttagtagcatcagttgaacttgttcaaatcacttgagagaaaaatctgagagttagaacttgtttgagtgatgaatcagcagctgtgcgaattgtaatcaatccacagattcttctatataaaatctcacgggtggatcattcaatccacccgtatttttaaatacttggtgttttctgttttactgtgtttaagtgtattgtttcttgaatcttttaatttgtaaaagattgtattcaacccccccttctacaatctttcttatagttggtgtaaaataacaattggtatcagagccaggttcccaacaaacagggaaaaagatcaacactgctaaagaaagatgggaaagaaggatgctggagtgaagattcctgttcttgacaaagacaactattttcactggaaagtgagaatgcatctgcatttgttgtccattgatgaaagctatgtgaactgcattgaaaaaggacctcatgtcccaatgaaggtctgcaccagtatgggagctgatggtgaagatatggtaggtaagatgatcccaaaacctatccatgagtattctcaagaagatactgaagaagtgcacaaggacaagaaaaccatgaatcttctgttcaatggtttggatcaagagatgattgatagtgttatcagctgcacaagtgccaaagaagtttgggacaccatcaggaccatctgtgaagggaatgagcaagtgagagagaacaaaatgcagcttctgattcaacaatatgagtcattccatttcaaggctggtgaaagtttgagtgatacatttaacagatttcaaaacctgttaaatggtctaaaactctttggaagagtatatcaagttaaggattcaaacttgaaattcttaagagctcttcccaaagaatggaaacccatgacagtctctctcagaaatacacaagaatttaaagattatactctagagagactgtatggaaccttaaagacttatgagcttgaaatggagcaagatgaagagattgagaaaagccaaaagaaagggcattcatctgtggctctagttgcatctctagaagatactgtcaaggacaagggaaagtctcaagctGAAGAAACTGataagttggtcaaagaggagagctcagagtcaagcaaaggaaaaagaaaagagaaagatgaagctgattctggtgaagaaagtgatggaattgatgaacatctagccttcctatCAAggagattctccaaactgaaattcaaaaagaatttcaattctgcaaaatcattcAAAAGCAATCAAAAATCTGACAGAAGCATggttgacagatcaaaattcaaatgcttcaattgtgggattgcaggtcactttgcaaatgagtgcagaaagcctaaagttgagaagaagtcaagtgaaaacattgactacaaaaagaaatattatgaacttctcaaacaaaaggaaagagcattcatcacaaaggatgattgggcaactggagatgattctgatgaaaaggaggagtttgtcaatctagctctaatggccaactccatagatcaagaagaaaacactggaagcagtagtcaggtattcactacaaacctagttgaattaactaaagatgaatgcaatgctaccattaatgaaatgtctactgaattgtatcatttgcatgtttctttaaaatctcttactaaggaaaacagtagaattaaggaagctaacacctttcttagtgatagaaacagtgccttagaagctcaatttattgagtttgagaagctgaaaattgagtgtcagacagccaaggatgatctcttggttgttctgaagagagaagagatcataagaaagcagcttgataaggaacaagagattattgccaaatggaaatctggtagagatgtctccaccaatatcattaacatgcaaggtagagagacctttgtggagaatgaatggaaaaggaataagaaaattcttgagatatctgagaacagttcaagtgatgagaatactgatgatgatcatcagttgaagagtaaagtctcaactgatgagagtcatcagttgaacaaaaactcaccagttgacaagaaagttctcaagaagctcagcaagaaatatggtcctattaaaaagaattttgttaaaggtgagaatagttcttctgagaccagtgatagtgttaataacactcttaattccagtaacaagaacaagaagaagttggatactagtgagcataaatctgaggagactaaaaagaagaaaggaaatagaaatggcaaaataggagttaacaagcacactaattacactcccaatgctagtgctcttaggaaaacctgcagtaagtgtggtagtgtaaatcatttatctgctaattgtaaaactgtgattgctcctaatttatctttgcctattcctatgacatctgttcctcacatgaatttatctgctatgaatatgatgcctggtttattgcctcataatccttattctcagccgaacatgccatatatgttcaatccttactttaatgcctttaacatgcctcaatttcattcaaatttgcatggaatgaacaatgtatgcatgcctcaaaggcctgtgtttgaaaacagagttgatgttccaatttctcaaccaaagccaaagattgaaccaattcaatccaaggaaaaagttgagaaagtggaaaaggctgttaagactaacaaatctggacccaaagcaatttgggtaccaaaatcaacttgatctgtttatgtaatgtgtgcagggaaaccacaagaagaatttgtggtacttggatagtggatgctctaggcacatgactggtgattcctccctgctcacaaaatTTGAGGAGAAAGCttgccctagcattacctttggagatgacagcaaaggatatactatgggatatggcttgattgcaaaagaaaatgtcatcattgatgaagttgcattggtgtctggtcttaagcacaacttgcttaacATCAGTCAACTCTGTGataaaggttacaaagttaatttcactcttgcagcctgtgttgtcaccaaaggagatgacaacaatgtggttctgattggacaaaggaaaggaaatgtgtatgtagctgactttaattctgtaaagtctgaatctatcacttgtcttctcagcaaagcaagttcagatgacagttggctatggcataagagattgtctcatctaaatttcaaaaccttgaatgagttagttaagaaggacttggtaagaggcctacctaagctggaattctccaaagatggattatgtggagcttgtcagctaggaaagcaaaagagaagctctttcaaaagcgaaactctttcatcaattgtgaagccccttcagctcttgcatatggatttatttggaccagtcaacataatgtccatcttaaagaagaaatattgcctagtgattgttgatgatttttcaaaatttacttggactttcttcctgcattctaaggatgaagctgggaaaatcatcatcaatcatatcaaggcattaaacaacaatccagatgtcaaagttggaaggataagaagtgacaatggaacaaaattcaagaactctgtgatgaaagaattttgtgaagaagagggaattattcatgagttttctgcaccaagaactccacaacaaaatggtgttgttgaaaggaagaatagaactcttattgaggctgcaagaaccatgattaatgaagctcaacttccaacctatttttgggctgaagctgtgaacactgcttgtttcactcaaaacatttcactaattaccaaacctcataatttaactcccttccaactcttcaaaggaaagaagccaacaattagctttcttcatgtatttggatgcaagtgttatatatgttctaagaaatcaaggtgaaaatcttggaaaatttgaggccaaggcagatgaagctatttttgttgg
This genomic window from Daucus carota subsp. sativus chromosome 7, DH1 v3.0, whole genome shotgun sequence contains:
- the LOC108195310 gene encoding S-adenosyl-L-methionine:benzoic acid/salicylic acid carboxyl methyltransferase 3, which produces MEVINVVLHMNGGLGDASYANNSLVQEKVLSMTRPILEEAVIDLYCNSTFPEKLCIADLGCSSGPNTLLAISGIMKTVDKIHKQGGFQSPEFQVYLNDLPRNDFNSIFRALPKFQDRLKEQMGSAFGPCFFTGVPGSFYERLFLSKTLHFVHSSYSLQWLSQVPELEETNKGNIYMASTSPPSVLKAYHQQFQTDFTAFLNCRSEELVTGGCMVLTFLGRKSDDPSSKECCYIWELLSMALRDMVSQGLIEEKKLDEFNIPQYTPSPREVKELVENEGSFSIDRLEVTRVNWNVYENDGDYNMIVD